The genomic window CCTTATCGTAGAACTTACTATTCGGAATGAACCCTCGCTTCTCTCCCGGAAGATCAATTCCCAACTTATAGCCATATCCCATTGAGACCATGTGATTCTTCCAAACCTCAAAAGCCTCCTGTACCGAGGGATATCGCTTCCGGCTGTCGATCATATCATGCAGTCCCCAAGGGAAAAAAGAGTTACAAGAGGTCGCCAACGCCCCGACCAGATTCAGAGGAGACGGATGCCCGTGGCAAGCCGGCTTACCACCCCGGAAGGTGTATCCATGCGCACAGGTATATTGAGTTTCCGGGGTAATCACACCTTCTTGCAAGAAGATCAAACCTTGGGTCGGTTTAAAAGTAGATCCGGGAGGATATTGCGCCATGAGCGGACGGTTGAACAGAGGTTTCAACGGGTCCTTCTGCAAAGCCACGTAGTTCTTTCCCCGCTGGCGCCCGATCAAGATACTCGGATCATACGTAGGGGCGGAAACCATACAAAGCACCTCCCCTGTCTCCGGCTCTATCATCACGATACCCCCTAATTTATTCTGCATTAACTTCTCCCCATAAGCCTGCAAGTCCATATCCAAGGATAATTTCAAGTTTTTGCCGGATTCCGGCTGGATATCGTGCAGGCCTTCCTCGTATCGCCCCTTGATACGTCCGTGAGCGTCACGCAACAGGATCTCGACACCCTTCACGCCCCGCAAATATTCCTCGTACGATTGTTCGATCCCGGTCCTGCCGGAGTAATCGCCTTGTGTATAATAAGAGTCACTCTCTATATCTTTCCGGTTTACCTCGCCGATATTTCCCAGCACAAGAGCGGCATTGGGATACTCGTATTGGCGGATCGTGCGATTCTGTATATAGAAGCCGGGAAATTTGTATAACTTCTCCTGCAACACGCCATATTCCTGCGCGGAAAGCTGGTTCATAAATACTTGAGGGACATAGGAAGAATAACCGGGATTTAACCGCCGGTTCTTAATATCCGCTATACGTTTGAGGAATTGCTCTTTCGTGATGCCCAGCACATCGCAGAAATCGAGGGTATCGAAAGGCTGTATCTCACGCATGATAAGCATCACGTCGTAAGCGGGCTGGTTATAGACCAATAATTTACCATTACGGTCGTACATCATGCCTCGGGAAGGATATAAGGTCTTTTTCAAGAAAGCGTTACTATCCGCCCAAGCTTTATAATCGTTGTCGACCACCTGAAGGATGAACAAACGGATAATAAAGATGATAACCAACAGGATCACCGCCCCACCTAAGACATAGCGCCTGTTCTCAAACTCATACTTGGTATTATTCTCCACTTTTCTGAGACTCTATATTGAATGCTTCTACCGTACAAATCAATAAGGTTGTCATCACCACGCTCGAGAGGATACGGACAACCAGAAACAACGGGTCAAATAAAGTCAACGACTCAATCGCGAAAAGAGTCGTATGTTGTATCAACACAAACGATAACACATATCGGAAAAAGCCTCCGAAACCAAAGGTCTTATAAGACGGGTAAATACCTTCCGGCAAATCTTTCCCCATGAATACACGGATTAACGGCTCCCTGCAAAATCCCGCCAATGTACAGGCGGCCGCATGCATACCCGGTGTGTTGCTGAATGTATCGATAACCACCCCGGCTATGAAAGAGAAGAAAACGACTTGCGTCCGTGAGCTACCGACCGGCATCTTAATAATGAAATAGAGATACAGAAACGGGGTAGCGATCCGCAAGAAATGAATGTTGTTCAAGATCAAGACCTGAATCAACACAAACACCACGAAATATATGAAACCACGCAGTAAATTATTAATCATTTCTTTTCGCCTCTTGTTCTACACCAATTTGCTCCGTCTGACGGAAATTCTTGATAATACGCACGTTGTTCAACGCTTGGAAATCCGTAGCCAACTCTACCTGTAATGAATAGAAATTATCATCGTGTTGTTTCTCGAAATCAGCGACCGTACCTACGATAATACCCGAGGGGAATACGGCTGAGTAACCGCTCGTCACGATCGTATCGCCTTTCTGGAACTCCACATGGCGCGGCAACTCATCGAGGTTGGCGTACAGCGTATTGCGTCCATTCCAGCTTAATGACCCGAAATAACTACTACCTAATACCTTACAACTCAACCGGAACTTAGGATTCAGCAACGGAATGATCACGGAGAAATGATCGGAAACCGTCGATACGATACCCACCACACCTCGTTCCGAGACAACTCCCATATCGGGCATGATCCCGTCCAGCTTCCCTTTATCCACGGTAATATAATTAGACAAATGCGTGACACTGTTGTTCACTACATCCGCCACGACAAACGAATAAGGAAATTGCTCCGTCGAATCCGGCGCAAATCCCTTAAAACTAACCGTATCCGCAATCAGCGCATCTAACTGATCTTGCAGATCCAGCATTTGCAATTCCAACTGTCCGTTACGCTCCAATAACTCCTTATTGATATCCCGAAGATTCAAATAAGAAGTGACAGATCCGGATATCGAGGCGATATATCCTGTCACGACATTCGCTGAGCTGAATATAATATTCCGTTGGTACGCGTTATTACGATAGACCAACATCAACGAAACAGCCTCAAGCAGAATGAACAAAAACCAATGCCTCTTCCCGATCAGGAATTCTAGTAACTTACGCATAGGAATTGAAAACTGAAAGTTGAGAATTGAAAATTGAAAAGAACCAGACCTATCGGCTTGCTAATTTTCAACTTTCAATTCTCAATTCTCAATTATTTACTCTTATCGGATTAAGAAATTAAACTTCTCAATATTCTTCAAAGCGACTCCCGTACCTTTCGCCACGGCATGCAACGGATCCTCGGCGATATGGAACTGGATATTCATCTTATCCCGCAAGCGCTTATCCAAACCGCGAAGCATAGCGCCACCGCCAGCCAAATAGATACCGTTTTTCACGATATCGGCATATAACTCGGGAGGGGTTTGCTCCAAGGCACTCAAGATAGCCGCCTCTATCTTCGAGATAGACTTATCCAAACAGTGGGCAATCTCCTGATAAGAGACGGGTACCTCCATCGGTAAGGCAGTCATCTGATTCGGGCCGTGAACCACGTAATCCTCCGGAGCGTCCTCCAATACCGTAAGCGCGGAACCCACGTTGATCTTGATACGCTCGGCCATACGCTCACTCACCTTCACGTTGTGTTGGCGACGCATATACTCCACGATATCAGCCGTTAAATCGTCACCCGCCATACGGATTGATTTATTCGACACGATACCACCTAAGGAGATGACAGCGATCTCGGTAGTACCACCGCCTATATCCACGATCATATTACCCTCGGGGGCCAAGACATCTATACCGACACCGATAGCGGCAGCCATCGGCTCAAAAACCATGTACACATCACGTCCACCGGCATGCTCGGCAGAGTCTCGCACGGCACGTATCTCTACCTCCGTACTACCTGAAGGGATACCGATCACCATACGTAAGGACGGAGCGAACCAGCGCTTCCTTCCGCTCGCCATCTTGATAAAGCCGCGAATCATTTGCTCGGCAGCGTAAAAATCCGCGATAACTCCCTCACGAAGCGGTCGTACGGTACGAATATTCGGGTGCGTCTTCTCGTACATCTCACGGGCCACCTTACCGACAGCCAGCACCTTGTCCGAGCGAGCATCCAAAGCAATCACCGAAGGTTCGTCTACCACCATCTTATCATTACACGTGATAATGGTATTGGCGGTACCCAAATCTATGGCAACTTCTTGTGTGAAAGAAAACAATCCCATTAGTCTTATTATTAATGTTTAAAATGACGAACACCTGTCTTCACCATAGCCAAACCATGTTGGTTACAGTACTCGACAGACAACTTATCATTGATAGAGCCTCCCGGCTGGATTACGGCCGTGATACCTGCTTGGTCTGCGATCTCAACGCAATCGGGGAACGGGAAGAAAGCGTCGGAAGCCATCACGGCGCCATTCAAGTCGAAGCCGAATGATTTAGCCTTCTCTATGGCTTGTCTCAAAGAGTCCACACGAGAGGTCTGCCCGATACCGCTGGCGCAAAGCTGCTTGTTCTTCACCAAGGTGATCGCGTTGGACTTGCTGTTCTTCACGATTTTGTTGGCGAACAACAGGTCCTCAACCTCCGAGGCTGTCGGCTGCTTATCCGTCATAGGCTCCAAATCAGCCTTACCTTGGATGCTCAAGTCCTTCTCCTGCATCAAGACACCATTCAATAAAGAACGGAACTGCATCGGGCAAGTCTTGCAATCCTTACGGATCAAGATGATACGGTTCTTCTTCTGTTGAAGTACCTCCAGCGCGTCAGCGTCGTAAGCCGGAGCGATAATCACCTCGAAGAAAATCTTGTTGATTTCCTCGGCCACTTCCTTGTTAATCGTAGTATTCGTGATCAAGATGCCACCGAAAGCGGAAACCGGGTCACCGGCCAAAGCCTCTTTCCAAGCCTCAACCACATTACCGCGGGAAGCGATACCGCAAGCGTTATTATGTTTTAAGATAGCGAACGTCAGCTCGTCGAACTCATCGATCAAGTTCACGGCAGCGTCGATATCCAATAAGTTGTTGTAAGAAATCTCTTTTCCATGGATTTGATCGAACATATCGTTAAACTTACCATAGAACTTAGCGGCTTGATGAGGATTCTCGCCATAACGCAAATGCATCGGACTATCTACCGTTGCACGGAAATGGGAACCTTCGCGGCCATCAAAATAATTGAAGATAGCGGAGTCGTAACCCGAGGAAACGGCGAACGCCTCTTTGGCGAACCATCTACGATCCTCGATGCTTGTCTCAGCGCCCTTCTCGTTCAAAAGATCCATCAACGGCTGGTATTGAGCCTTGGAAGCTACGATTACCACATCCTTGAAGTTCTTCGCGGCGGCACGTATCAAAGAGATACCGCCTATATCTATTTTCTCAATAATCGCTTGTTCCTCAGCGCCGGAAGCGACAGTCTCCTCGAAAGGATATAGGTCAACGATAACCAAGTCGATCTCCGGGATCTCATATTCGGCTAATTGTTTCTGGTCATTCTCGTTCTCGCGGCGAGCCAAGATACCACCGAACACCTTCGGATGAAGCGTCTTCACACGACCGCCCAAAATAGACGGATAAGAAGTCAAGTCCTCTACCGCATCACAAGGCAAACCCAATGACTCGATAAATGATTGAGTACCACCTGTTGATACAAAGCTCACACCCTCGCTATGCAATTTCTTTAGGATTTCGTCCAGCCCGTCTTTGTGAAACACAGAGACCAAGGCACGTTTCATTCGTTTCGTTGCAGCCATCTTTCTATTTTCGTTTACTTTAATGTTTTAGAGCACAAAAGTAGATATTTATTTCCAATCCAGCCTTATTATTCAGATAAAAACAAGGCAACCATACCAAATTTCATCCATAGCCAAAGAAACATGAATCCATCGCACATGATACGGGAGACGGGGCACGCCCCGTCTCTACAACATATGACATTGCCCTAAGATAATGAGATTTCCTTTGTTAATAATAGAAGATCGCCCAATTTGACATTCTGACATTTTGTATTCTAAAGCTCCAGAGAATCGAATATTTCGCCCCAGAGTACAGTCGGTTTCCATATTTGAGAATAAAAATCCGCAATTAGTTATCTTCCAAGGATATATCGTTTTTGGAGCTTTTATTCTAGCGAGGATTCCCGTCTCTTATCACCCTCAAACATACAAACAATAGACTTCTTATTCGAAAACAATAGACTTTTCACTCGAAAACAATAGCATTCGTAGTCGAAAGCAACTAACAACGCCGCCGTAAACACCCTACAACTGGATCGTAACAACCTTACAATGCCTATCCGCAGCATGAAAAGACAACCAAATCCTCTCTTTTCTCCCCTCTATTCCCGCTATTTCAGTCTATTCAAAGGAATGGCTTGTCAGCGAAAAGCGCCCATCCCAAGCAAAAAGCCACGAATAAGCGAATTACGCAGACAAGCCATTTTAGTGATGAGAACTATCGTCCACCAGTAATCAGCAATAAAAAGGAAGGGACACACCGCCTCATCCCGCCATACAAAGCGAGTCCGATCCCTATCACCACACAGGCAGATCCCAAATACAAGCCTATCACCTCTAACTCAGACCCCGGAGGGAGATACCGAACCACCACCTTGATAGCCAACGCCAACGGCATCCCATGATAAGCATAAACAAAGAAGCTGCTCCCCGCCAGAAAACCGCTTACCCGACAAAGCCCTCGCTCCAAACAGGTCGCCGTGAGGCTGATAAAGCACACGCACCCCACGATAATCCCCACGTTATGCAGGTATCGGCACCATGGTTCTCCCATAAAACAGAGGTCGCACACAGCCAAAATCGCATAAAGCCCTACTATGCAGCAAATAAGCGATAGGGGTCTTACACATATTCTACCTCCTTTAATATCTGCTGGCCAATAAAAGGGCTTAACCCTTTAAGGGTGACTATGTCCACTTTCAATCTGTCAAAAAGCTTCTCTAATATCTCACAAGCCAAAAGGAAATTGGAATAAGTCTCTTTATCATCCTCAAAGTCGATCAATATATCCACATCACTACTTTCCGTATTGCTCTCACGAACAGTAGAGCCAAAAAGCCCCAACTGCTTTACACCGCAACTCTGCGACAAAGGCTGCTTTGCTTTCCGAAGAAGAGATATGACAGATTGTTTATTCATTACACAATTGGATATTAATGTATAATGCAAAGATAAGCAATATTTTTCGTACCTTCTCATTTAAACCGCGTATCGTTTGCTTAAATGAGATTAATATACTTACTTTGCGATAAATAAACTTTTAATCAAACTATTAAACTATGGATATACTAAATTCTCATTTACCTTTGTCTATAACTACTCAAAGCAACTACAAATGACACAAAAAGAATCTATCCGCTTATTCGAAGAAAGAAAAGTTCGCGCCATATGGGATGACGAACAAGAGGAATGGTATTTCTCGATCGTTGATGTTATATCTATTTTAACAGATAGCCCCAACCCTCGAAAATACTGGAGTGTATTAAAAACCAGATTGAAAAGAGAAGGTAGCGAGTTGACTACAAATTGTAGTCAACTGAAAATGCAGGCCGCTGATGGCAAGAAATATTTAACCGACGTAGCCAATACCGAGCAACTCTTCCGCCTTATCCAATCAGTACCATCTCCAAAAGCAGAACCTTTTAAGTTATGGATCGCCCAAGTAGCGAAGGAACGTTTGGATCAAATGCAAGACCCGGAATTGTCTATCGAGCAAGCCATGGCCGATTATAAACGATTGGGCTATTCGGATAATTGGATCAACCAACGATTGAAATCCATCGAGATACGGAAAGATCTAACAGACGAATGGAAGAAGAGAGGACTGGAAGAAGGCCTCCATTTCGCTACATTAACCGACATAATCTATAAGTCATGGTCCGACATGACCTCCAAGGAATATAAACGATTCAAAGGATTAAGAAAAGAGAATCTTCGAGATAATATGACAAACAAAGAGCTTGTATTAAACATGCTGGCCGAGTTATCTACCAAGGAAATATCAGAAGCATCGGAACCAGACACCTTTAGCGAGCACATAAATGTCGCCCAACAAGGAGGCGAGGTGGCTCGTAACGCCCGATTAGAGCTGGAAGCCAAAACCGGGAAAAGCGTTATCTCACCGCTCAACGCCCAAAAGATAATTAGCCTAAAAAAGGGAGAGAACGAGCGGGATGTATGACATCCAATGATAAGATAAACAATATTTTTCGTACCTTTGCATCCTCAATCGCAATTTAATAGGTATACGAAATATGATAACAGTTAACAATCTGGACGTACAGTTTGGAAAACGCATCCTTTTTCAGG from Parabacteroides distasonis ATCC 8503 includes these protein-coding regions:
- the mrdA gene encoding penicillin-binding protein 2, translating into MENNTKYEFENRRYVLGGAVILLVIIFIIRLFILQVVDNDYKAWADSNAFLKKTLYPSRGMMYDRNGKLLVYNQPAYDVMLIMREIQPFDTLDFCDVLGITKEQFLKRIADIKNRRLNPGYSSYVPQVFMNQLSAQEYGVLQEKLYKFPGFYIQNRTIRQYEYPNAALVLGNIGEVNRKDIESDSYYTQGDYSGRTGIEQSYEEYLRGVKGVEILLRDAHGRIKGRYEEGLHDIQPESGKNLKLSLDMDLQAYGEKLMQNKLGGIVMIEPETGEVLCMVSAPTYDPSILIGRQRGKNYVALQKDPLKPLFNRPLMAQYPPGSTFKPTQGLIFLQEGVITPETQYTCAHGYTFRGGKPACHGHPSPLNLVGALATSCNSFFPWGLHDMIDSRKRYPSVQEAFEVWKNHMVSMGYGYKLGIDLPGEKRGFIPNSKFYDKVYRGRWNSSTVISIAIGQGEILATPLQICNLAATVANRGYYITPHVVKEIQDTPLDTLYSKRHYTSVDTHYYSYIAEGMRGAVTGTAYGGTCRGAALPDIEVCGKTGTSENPHGKDHSIFMGFAPYQKPKVAIAVFVENAGFGATYAVPIGKLMLEKYLKGEISEANKATEEYIMNAVILPNNAL
- the mreD gene encoding rod shape-determining protein MreD; the encoded protein is MINNLLRGFIYFVVFVLIQVLILNNIHFLRIATPFLYLYFIIKMPVGSSRTQVVFFSFIAGVVIDTFSNTPGMHAAACTLAGFCREPLIRVFMGKDLPEGIYPSYKTFGFGGFFRYVLSFVLIQHTTLFAIESLTLFDPLFLVVRILSSVVMTTLLICTVEAFNIESQKSGE
- the mreC gene encoding rod shape-determining protein MreC produces the protein MRKLLEFLIGKRHWFLFILLEAVSLMLVYRNNAYQRNIIFSSANVVTGYIASISGSVTSYLNLRDINKELLERNGQLELQMLDLQDQLDALIADTVSFKGFAPDSTEQFPYSFVVADVVNNSVTHLSNYITVDKGKLDGIMPDMGVVSERGVVGIVSTVSDHFSVIIPLLNPKFRLSCKVLGSSYFGSLSWNGRNTLYANLDELPRHVEFQKGDTIVTSGYSAVFPSGIIVGTVADFEKQHDDNFYSLQVELATDFQALNNVRIIKNFRQTEQIGVEQEAKRND
- a CDS encoding rod shape-determining protein, whose protein sequence is MGLFSFTQEVAIDLGTANTIITCNDKMVVDEPSVIALDARSDKVLAVGKVAREMYEKTHPNIRTVRPLREGVIADFYAAEQMIRGFIKMASGRKRWFAPSLRMVIGIPSGSTEVEIRAVRDSAEHAGGRDVYMVFEPMAAAIGVGIDVLAPEGNMIVDIGGGTTEIAVISLGGIVSNKSIRMAGDDLTADIVEYMRRQHNVKVSERMAERIKINVGSALTVLEDAPEDYVVHGPNQMTALPMEVPVSYQEIAHCLDKSISKIEAAILSALEQTPPELYADIVKNGIYLAGGGAMLRGLDKRLRDKMNIQFHIAEDPLHAVAKGTGVALKNIEKFNFLIR
- the purH gene encoding bifunctional phosphoribosylaminoimidazolecarboxamide formyltransferase/IMP cyclohydrolase, whose translation is MAATKRMKRALVSVFHKDGLDEILKKLHSEGVSFVSTGGTQSFIESLGLPCDAVEDLTSYPSILGGRVKTLHPKVFGGILARRENENDQKQLAEYEIPEIDLVIVDLYPFEETVASGAEEQAIIEKIDIGGISLIRAAAKNFKDVVIVASKAQYQPLMDLLNEKGAETSIEDRRWFAKEAFAVSSGYDSAIFNYFDGREGSHFRATVDSPMHLRYGENPHQAAKFYGKFNDMFDQIHGKEISYNNLLDIDAAVNLIDEFDELTFAILKHNNACGIASRGNVVEAWKEALAGDPVSAFGGILITNTTINKEVAEEINKIFFEVIIAPAYDADALEVLQQKKNRIILIRKDCKTCPMQFRSLLNGVLMQEKDLSIQGKADLEPMTDKQPTASEVEDLLFANKIVKNSKSNAITLVKNKQLCASGIGQTSRVDSLRQAIEKAKSFGFDLNGAVMASDAFFPFPDCVEIADQAGITAVIQPGGSINDKLSVEYCNQHGLAMVKTGVRHFKH
- a CDS encoding nucleotidyltransferase family protein — encoded protein: MNKQSVISLLRKAKQPLSQSCGVKQLGLFGSTVRESNTESSDVDILIDFEDDKETYSNFLLACEILEKLFDRLKVDIVTLKGLSPFIGQQILKEVEYV
- a CDS encoding BRO-N domain-containing protein; this translates as MTQKESIRLFEERKVRAIWDDEQEEWYFSIVDVISILTDSPNPRKYWSVLKTRLKREGSELTTNCSQLKMQAADGKKYLTDVANTEQLFRLIQSVPSPKAEPFKLWIAQVAKERLDQMQDPELSIEQAMADYKRLGYSDNWINQRLKSIEIRKDLTDEWKKRGLEEGLHFATLTDIIYKSWSDMTSKEYKRFKGLRKENLRDNMTNKELVLNMLAELSTKEISEASEPDTFSEHINVAQQGGEVARNARLELEAKTGKSVISPLNAQKIISLKKGENERDV